The Armatimonadota bacterium genome includes a region encoding these proteins:
- a CDS encoding ATP-binding cassette domain-containing protein: MLRVERLSQSYGTKPVLFDIEFEVEAGEILVVMGSSGGGKTTLLKCISGLLPITSGDVSVDGTSVRREPETARAKMGMVFQYAALFDYLDVGENIVFGVSRRRRLSKSEKSKIVTEQLAAVGLEGTERKFPSELSGGMRKRVGLARALALEPSVLLFDEPTSGLDPVTAYSIDRLIVETRDRTQATCVVVSHDVTSVLRVADRIAFLHEGRLLFLGTPDEFRASHSEEIAELVQKARAEDLRSTGSY; the protein is encoded by the coding sequence ATGCTCCGCGTCGAGCGCCTGAGCCAGTCGTACGGCACCAAGCCCGTCCTCTTCGACATCGAGTTCGAGGTGGAGGCAGGGGAAATCCTGGTCGTCATGGGCAGTAGCGGCGGAGGCAAGACCACGCTGCTCAAGTGCATCTCCGGCCTTCTCCCGATCACGTCCGGCGACGTGTCCGTCGACGGAACGAGCGTCAGGCGAGAGCCGGAAACCGCCCGAGCGAAGATGGGCATGGTCTTCCAATACGCGGCGCTGTTCGACTACCTTGACGTGGGCGAGAACATCGTGTTTGGCGTCTCGCGCAGGCGCCGACTGTCCAAATCCGAGAAGTCTAAGATCGTCACCGAGCAACTTGCGGCCGTCGGCCTCGAAGGGACCGAGCGTAAATTCCCGAGCGAGCTGAGCGGCGGCATGCGGAAGCGCGTGGGCCTCGCCCGCGCCCTGGCCTTGGAACCCAGCGTCCTTCTGTTCGACGAGCCGACGAGCGGCCTTGACCCGGTCACGGCGTATTCCATCGACCGGCTGATCGTCGAGACACGTGACCGCACGCAGGCGACCTGTGTGGTCGTCAGCCACGACGTCACGAGCGTCCTCAGGGTCGCCGACCGGATCGCGTTCCTCCACGAAGGCCGCCTGCTGTTCTTAGGCACCCCGGACGAGTTCAGGGCCTCGCACTCCGAAGAGATCGCAGAGCTCGTGCAAAAGGCCCGCGCCGAAGACCTGCGGTCGACTGGGTCTTACTGA
- a CDS encoding shikimate dehydrogenase codes for MTRFAFVVHPLTPKQAAKRYPVARFIPDGILERIMRGMSPQVVGQATGITSLTGAKTEGVFVGVPLTPAMMTGGMPVEHSYEKIVKAAELAAAEGCQIIGLGAFTSVVGDGGVTIAQRAPIAVTTGNSYTVATAIEGVLKACALVGVEPVRSTLAVVGATGSIGKTCAKVLAGSFAKTLVVGRDTARTEALACDIPGTVATTDLDDLAEADALVTVTSAGGAIVEPRHLKPGAVVCDVSRPRDVSVRVARERPDVLVIEGGIVKVPGNMVSTLDFGFPPGTAYACMSETMMLALEDRPESFTLGKDVSVEQVDQTQRWARKHGFELAGFRSFEREVSEETIARVRAARTPAVPA; via the coding sequence TTGACGCGCTTCGCCTTCGTCGTCCACCCTCTCACTCCCAAACAGGCAGCAAAACGCTACCCTGTCGCCCGTTTCATTCCGGACGGGATCCTTGAGAGGATCATGCGGGGCATGAGCCCTCAGGTCGTCGGTCAGGCGACCGGGATCACGAGCCTGACGGGGGCAAAGACGGAAGGGGTCTTCGTCGGCGTCCCTCTGACCCCAGCGATGATGACGGGCGGTATGCCGGTCGAACACAGTTACGAGAAGATCGTCAAAGCGGCGGAGCTCGCGGCGGCCGAAGGGTGCCAGATCATTGGGCTCGGAGCGTTTACGAGCGTCGTCGGCGACGGGGGCGTGACGATCGCCCAACGGGCCCCGATCGCCGTGACGACGGGTAACAGCTACACGGTCGCCACGGCGATCGAGGGCGTCTTGAAAGCATGTGCCCTCGTCGGGGTCGAACCGGTCCGGTCGACTCTGGCGGTCGTCGGCGCGACGGGTTCGATCGGGAAGACGTGCGCCAAGGTGTTGGCGGGATCGTTCGCGAAGACCTTGGTCGTCGGCCGGGACACGGCCCGGACCGAAGCCTTGGCCTGCGACATTCCAGGGACCGTCGCGACGACCGACCTGGACGATCTGGCCGAAGCCGACGCGCTCGTGACCGTGACTTCGGCAGGGGGAGCGATCGTCGAGCCCCGTCATTTGAAACCAGGGGCCGTCGTCTGCGACGTTTCCAGGCCTAGGGACGTCTCGGTCCGGGTGGCCCGAGAACGGCCGGACGTGCTCGTCATCGAAGGCGGGATCGTCAAGGTCCCCGGAAACATGGTCTCGACCCTTGACTTCGGCTTTCCTCCCGGCACGGCTTACGCCTGTATGAGCGAGACGATGATGCTGGCTCTCGAGGACCGCCCGGAATCGTTCACTTTGGGGAAGGACGTCAGCGTCGAACAGGTCGACCAGACGCAGCGATGGGCCCGCAAACACGGTTTTGAACTCGCCGGATTCCGGAGCTTCGAGCGCGAGGTCTCGGAAGAGACGATCGCCCGCGTTCGCGCCGCCCGAACGCCGGCCGTGCCCGCGTAG